From the genome of Oceanivirga salmonicida, one region includes:
- the pulA gene encoding type I pullulanase: protein MKRILKNKKAYFLIALIFISIFLALFKLKNKQSDSEIVLVPEANKTKIIIHYQNPVDKEWDLWIWAKGFDGRAYEFDASDKFGQVANITLDGEYESVGYIVRKSDWSQKDVPEDRYIDIKNGIAQIWLKTNDANTYYENPDNRPESFDKLTAKVYYNRLDKDYENWKILVNDKVFDFKKDEFGAVSNIEVTGTDIKEINFLIFKGTKDNMEQKDTSVRKIEKFNNAGESTVYVVAGIEKPYASREEALEKREIMSAKIDTLNSLTIKTNKPFNLNEITKNDISVNNMEAESINIVNGTREQTDKIEVIFTDKFDLTNKNNVHFKDFGTKEIVIGKVLQTEEFDKLFATDEELGPIYSKEKTVFKVWAPTAKNLNLLVFNGNKKETISMKKNKKGVYSVTLKGDKLGLEYLYEVHLADKINVTVDPYAKSTTINGGHSVVVNPLKLDSKFIKTNTPIIYELNIRDVSSYKDSGIKNRGKFLGLTEKNTKTSKGQITGLDYIKSLGVTYLQLMPIYDFSEKSVDEKDQFSKYNWGYDPVNYNTVEGSYSTNPNDPNNRIIELQKLVKVLHENNLGVIMDVVYNHVFSAREHAFDLIVPGYFFRIDENGNLTNGTGVGNDIASERKMARKYIVDSLKYWMNTYKIDGFRFDLMGILDINTMKEVYTELKKINPNVLLLGEGWNMGTLDLDLRANQHNANKIPEIAFFNDDIRNSVKGSTFGVIGQGFVSGKEGLEKYVVKNIKGGKGIKTYTKPGQLIQYVEAHDNLTLWDQLKKTNGADDDKILVKRHQLATTIIMLSNGIPFIHAGQEYLRTKNGDENSYKSPDSVNMMDWNRALENKENVNYVKELIAIRKKYSNFNMQDFETIDKNFKVLKDEDFIIAYTLNGNDFIYVIYNANKESKEINIPNGQYTVLVKDGKANSKGIENIKISDGKIKINGISSLVLVVKK from the coding sequence ATGAAAAGAATTCTAAAAAATAAAAAAGCTTATTTTTTAATAGCATTGATATTTATAAGCATTTTTTTAGCATTATTTAAATTAAAAAATAAACAAAGTGATTCTGAAATAGTTTTAGTACCGGAAGCCAATAAAACTAAAATAATTATACATTATCAAAACCCTGTTGATAAGGAATGGGATTTATGGATTTGGGCTAAGGGATTTGATGGTAGGGCTTATGAATTTGATGCTAGTGATAAATTTGGACAAGTGGCTAATATAACATTAGATGGAGAATATGAAAGTGTTGGGTATATAGTTAGAAAATCTGATTGGAGTCAAAAAGATGTTCCAGAAGATAGATATATAGATATAAAAAATGGAATAGCACAAATTTGGCTTAAGACTAATGATGCTAATACATATTATGAAAATCCTGATAATAGACCTGAATCATTTGATAAATTAACTGCAAAGGTTTATTATAACAGATTAGATAAAGATTATGAAAATTGGAAAATTTTAGTTAATGATAAAGTCTTTGATTTTAAAAAAGATGAATTTGGAGCAGTATCTAATATTGAAGTTACAGGAACTGATATAAAGGAAATAAATTTTTTAATATTTAAAGGAACGAAAGATAATATGGAACAAAAAGATACAAGTGTTAGAAAAATAGAAAAGTTTAATAATGCTGGCGAAAGTACAGTCTATGTTGTAGCAGGAATAGAAAAACCATATGCTTCAAGAGAAGAAGCATTGGAGAAAAGGGAAATAATGTCAGCAAAAATAGATACATTAAATAGTTTGACAATTAAAACTAATAAACCATTTAATTTAAACGAGATAACAAAAAATGATATTAGTGTTAATAATATGGAAGCTGAGAGTATAAATATAGTTAATGGAACTAGGGAGCAAACTGATAAAATTGAAGTGATTTTTACAGATAAATTTGATTTAACAAATAAAAATAATGTTCATTTTAAAGATTTTGGAACAAAAGAAATTGTTATAGGTAAGGTTTTACAAACAGAAGAATTTGATAAATTATTTGCAACTGATGAAGAATTGGGGCCAATTTATAGTAAAGAAAAAACAGTATTTAAAGTATGGGCTCCGACTGCTAAAAATTTAAATTTATTAGTTTTTAACGGTAATAAAAAAGAAACTATATCAATGAAAAAAAATAAAAAAGGAGTTTATTCAGTAACATTAAAAGGAGATAAATTAGGTCTAGAATACTTATATGAAGTTCATTTGGCTGACAAGATTAATGTTACAGTTGACCCATATGCTAAATCAACTACTATAAATGGTGGACATTCAGTAGTAGTTAATCCTTTGAAATTAGATTCTAAGTTTATAAAAACTAATACTCCTATAATATATGAATTAAATATTAGAGATGTATCAAGTTATAAAGATTCTGGAATTAAAAATAGAGGTAAATTTTTAGGATTGACTGAAAAAAATACCAAAACTTCTAAGGGTCAAATTACAGGACTTGATTATATAAAATCATTAGGTGTAACTTATTTACAATTAATGCCTATTTATGATTTTAGTGAAAAATCTGTTGATGAAAAAGATCAATTCAGTAAATATAATTGGGGATATGACCCTGTAAACTATAATACAGTAGAAGGTAGTTATAGTACAAATCCTAATGACCCTAATAATAGAATTATAGAGTTACAAAAATTAGTTAAGGTACTGCACGAAAATAATTTAGGTGTAATAATGGATGTAGTATATAATCATGTGTTTAGTGCCAGAGAACATGCATTTGATTTAATAGTACCAGGTTACTTTTTCAGAATAGATGAAAACGGTAATTTAACTAATGGAACAGGTGTTGGAAATGATATAGCCAGCGAACGGAAAATGGCTAGAAAATATATAGTTGACAGTCTAAAATATTGGATGAATACATACAAAATAGATGGATTTAGATTTGATTTAATGGGAATATTAGATATTAATACTATGAAAGAAGTTTATACTGAACTTAAAAAGATAAATCCAAATGTTTTATTACTTGGTGAAGGTTGGAATATGGGAACATTAGATCTTGATTTAAGAGCCAATCAACATAATGCAAATAAAATCCCTGAAATTGCCTTTTTCAATGATGACATTAGAAATAGTGTTAAGGGCTCAACATTTGGCGTAATAGGACAAGGTTTTGTAAGTGGAAAAGAAGGGCTTGAAAAATATGTTGTAAAAAATATTAAAGGTGGAAAAGGTATTAAAACATATACTAAACCTGGACAATTAATACAATATGTTGAAGCACATGATAATTTAACATTATGGGATCAGTTGAAAAAAACTAATGGAGCAGATGATGATAAAATTTTAGTTAAAAGACATCAATTAGCGACAACTATAATAATGTTATCTAATGGAATACCATTTATACATGCAGGTCAAGAATATTTAAGAACAAAAAATGGGGATGAAAATTCATATAAATCGCCTGATAGTGTGAATATGATGGATTGGAATAGAGCATTAGAAAATAAAGAAAATGTTAATTATGTAAAAGAATTAATAGCAATAAGAAAGAAATATAGTAATTTTAATATGCAAGATTTTGAAACTATTGATAAAAACTTTAAAGTTTTAAAAGATGAAGATTTTATTATAGCATATACTTTAAATGGAAATGATTTCATTTATGTAATTTATAATGCGAATAAAGAATCTAAGGAAATAAATATACCAAATGGGCAATATACCGTTTTAGTTAAAGATGGTAAAGCAAATTCAAAAGGTATAGAAAATATAAAGATAAGTGATGGAAAAATTAAAATTAATGGAATTAGTTCATTAGTATTAGTTGTTAAAAAATAA
- a CDS encoding OmpA family protein, with amino-acid sequence MDMKEKMKWFKRILKNKKNVTLGLIISILISGNTVLAAPGQGLGGEGNTFAGRDSIVLGGTNNSTKGDRSGALGGNRNVANGDNSVILGGSGNKTEANAENTAILGGFNNTAQGIKSVVVGGHENIARGEDSVVIGGGNRNEGNVTEGHNSVIIGGAKNKISIKGENSVLIGGENSTVSGKNSISIGSENKIDQDNVYVIGSKVDATGVKNAIVLGNGSKAETDAISIGSIGNERQIKHVKTGVDNTDAVNVLQLKTLENFVSNNFVKIDGSNINNTKSWAGILSKDANIDIPTDNLVTDRQVKRYVDDKVQRLDAENSKLSGGIATSIAIASVPQVSGNHLVSVGVGGAYYNKTGGFALGLSGTIPSRRIVYKLGAGIDTKKTFAVSAGLNINFVPNKVENSKVVVKEIVKVDEESKNEIENLKNELKELKSLVKKSIKFTVKDFDIDKYNIKEIHENKLKDIVEFLNNNYDKTNIEIIGYTDRTHTEQYNLDLGLKRAISVKDKLIEFGLNKNIDITIKSKGFNEINDGDSSELRRVEVLINNFDIYN; translated from the coding sequence ATGGATATGAAAGAAAAAATGAAATGGTTTAAAAGAATATTGAAAAATAAAAAAAATGTAACTTTAGGATTAATTATTAGTATTTTAATATCAGGTAATACAGTATTAGCAGCTCCTGGGCAAGGACTAGGTGGAGAAGGAAATACTTTTGCTGGTAGAGATTCAATCGTATTAGGTGGAACTAATAATAGTACAAAAGGAGATAGATCTGGGGCATTGGGTGGAAATAGAAATGTTGCTAATGGAGATAATTCTGTAATATTAGGTGGATCTGGAAATAAAACTGAAGCTAATGCTGAAAATACTGCAATATTAGGAGGATTTAATAATACTGCTCAAGGAATTAAATCGGTTGTAGTAGGAGGACATGAAAATATTGCAAGAGGAGAAGATTCTGTTGTAATAGGTGGTGGAAATAGAAATGAAGGTAATGTTACTGAGGGGCATAATTCTGTTATAATAGGTGGAGCAAAAAATAAAATATCTATTAAAGGTGAAAATTCAGTTTTAATAGGTGGTGAAAATAGTACAGTTTCTGGTAAAAATAGTATTTCTATAGGTTCAGAAAATAAAATAGATCAAGATAATGTGTATGTAATAGGTTCAAAAGTAGATGCAACTGGAGTAAAAAACGCTATTGTATTAGGTAATGGTTCAAAGGCAGAAACTGATGCAATTTCAATAGGAAGTATTGGAAATGAAAGACAAATTAAACATGTTAAAACAGGAGTAGATAATACTGATGCAGTTAATGTTTTACAATTAAAAACTTTAGAAAATTTTGTATCTAATAATTTTGTTAAAATAGATGGAAGCAATATAAATAATACTAAATCTTGGGCTGGAATATTAAGTAAAGATGCAAATATAGACATACCAACAGATAATTTAGTAACAGATAGACAAGTAAAAAGATATGTAGATGATAAAGTACAACGTTTGGATGCAGAGAATAGCAAATTAAGTGGAGGAATAGCAACATCTATAGCTATTGCCAGTGTACCACAAGTAAGTGGAAATCATTTAGTATCTGTGGGTGTAGGTGGAGCATATTATAATAAAACAGGAGGATTTGCATTAGGATTAAGTGGAACTATACCATCAAGAAGAATAGTTTATAAATTAGGTGCAGGAATAGATACCAAAAAAACATTTGCAGTATCGGCTGGACTAAATATAAACTTTGTGCCAAATAAAGTTGAAAATTCTAAAGTAGTAGTAAAAGAAATTGTAAAAGTAGATGAAGAATCTAAAAATGAAATAGAAAATTTAAAAAATGAATTAAAAGAATTAAAAAGTTTAGTAAAAAAATCTATTAAGTTTACTGTGAAAGATTTTGATATAGATAAATATAATATAAAAGAAATACATGAAAATAAACTAAAAGATATAGTTGAATTTTTAAATAATAATTATGATAAAACAAATATTGAAATTATAGGTTACACAGATAGAACACATACAGAACAATATAATTTAGATTTAGGTTTAAAAAGAGCAATTTCTGTTAAAGATAAACTAATAGAATTTGGATTAAATAAAAATATTGATATTACGATAAAATCAAAAGGATTTAATGAAATAAATGATGGAGATTCAAGTGAATTAAGAAGAGTAGAAGTTCTAATAAATAATTTCGATATATATAATTAA
- a CDS encoding carboxymuconolactone decarboxylase family protein, translated as MDHVKNLENLKGNTKMLVENIPDTMAAFSNLTSKVYEGKILSLKQKELIVMGIAVAVRCEGCIESHAKNCVSAGVTREEFAEAISLAIMMGGGPSVVYGGKAMEAFEQFLLNK; from the coding sequence ATGGATCATGTTAAAAATTTAGAAAATTTAAAAGGAAATACTAAAATGTTAGTTGAAAATATACCAGATACTATGGCAGCATTTTCCAATTTGACTAGTAAAGTATATGAAGGTAAAATATTAAGTTTAAAACAAAAAGAATTAATTGTAATGGGTATAGCAGTTGCAGTTAGATGTGAAGGTTGTATAGAATCTCATGCTAAAAATTGTGTTAGCGCAGGAGTTACTCGTGAAGAATTTGCAGAAGCAATTTCATTAGCCATAATGATGGGTGGAGGACCATCTGTTGTTTATGGTGGTAAGGCTATGGAAGCATTTGAACAATTTTTGTTAAATAAGTAA
- a CDS encoding thioredoxin family protein — protein sequence MSKVIEYSNKNDIDNLLEETLKSGLTIVDFYANWCGACMELLPILDELSNEVEDKIIKANVDSYMYLAEFYGVRSIPTMVIFKDSKPVETIVGAKSKENLKEILDKLR from the coding sequence ATGAGTAAAGTAATTGAATATTCAAATAAAAATGATATAGATAATTTATTAGAAGAAACTTTAAAGTCTGGATTAACCATAGTTGATTTTTATGCTAATTGGTGTGGTGCATGTATGGAATTATTACCTATACTAGATGAATTATCTAATGAAGTAGAAGATAAAATAATTAAAGCAAATGTTGATAGTTATATGTATTTAGCAGAATTTTATGGTGTTAGAAGTATACCCACAATGGTTATTTTCAAAGATTCTAAACCTGTTGAAACAATAGTAGGAGCAAAATCAAAAGAAAATTTAAAAGAAATTTTAGATAAATTAAGATAG